The DNA region TAAGAAAAGTTAAAGGAATAGCTACTAAAGATTTTAAGACACCTCCGCGGCCAATTATTCAAAACCTGGATGAACTTCCATTTCCTGCCAGGCACCTTCTTCCTATGGACAAGTATAAAATTTTAAATTCGAAATTACCTGTAGGCACACTTATTTCAGGGAGGGGATGCCCATTTCAATGTTCATTTTGTTCATCAGCAGCTATGCACGGCCATAAGTTGAGATTAAGGTCTGCTGAAAATATTGTCGATGAGATGGAACACCTGATCAACGACCATGATGCGGATATGATAGCTTTTATGGACGATACATTCACCGTAAACAAGAGGCGTGTTGAAGAGATATGCACTGGCATGAAAAAAAGAGGTTTAGATGTATATTGGGGATGTACAGCCAGGGTAGATACTCTGTCAAGGGGTATTCTGGAAAAAATGAAGGATGCAGGGTGCATAACTCTTTTTGTAGGTGTTGAATCTGCAGATCAGCAGCAGTTAGATAATTTAAATAAGCAAACAACCATCGAAAAAATTAAAAGGACATTTGAACTTACAAGGGAACTTGATGTCAGGACCATAGCATCTGCAGTGCTTGGAATGCCAGGTGATACTAAACAAAGCATTAGAAATACGATAAATTTCGTTAAAAACTTAAACCCGTCTTATGCTATTTTTTCACTGGCAACACCGTATCCAGGCACTCGATTTTACATGAAAGCAAAGGAAGAGAACTTAATTAAGATAAATGATTGGTCTAAATATTCCTTAATGACACCTGTCCTTGAAACTGTGGACTGTTCTCTTGAAGAGCTTAGAAAAATGCAAAGAAAGGCTTTCAGGGAATTTTATCTCAGGCCAGGTTATATTTTACGCCAGACACGTATGGATGGTCCTATTATTTTAAAGACAATACTTGCTATTCTTAAGGATGTTAGTAAACATAAATAGGCTGTAAGTTTTTACAGTAACTATTTTATTTTAGGTGATTATCACCGGACGTATCTTCCCAGATAACTTAAAAGAAACCCTAATACTATTAAAAGAACCATATAAACTGGAGATGAAAATAAAAAGTTAGAATTAGAACGTGCAAAATAATATATTATGTAATTAAAGGCATGGAATTTAATTAGTAAGCCGAAGATAAACAATATACCTAACCCTAAAGGCTTAATCATTTTTGAACTATGTAGTTTACTTTTAGAGCTTTTTTTAGATGAAACATTAAAGTCATCAATACCGCTGTTTAAATATTTTCTATATATAAGTTTTCCCCCGCACTGGCACCGATCGTAATCGTTGGCAGTTTCTCCTGGTTGAAGCTCGTAATAATCTCCACAATCTTTACAGACAAGATAACCCATAATTTCACCATTAATATTCTACTTTTATGAGTCTGTTATTAATATAAATAAATATTGTGGTAACTGATCTAAAATAGAAGATGGCTTGGAGTGATTAAAAGCGTTTAAAAATTGTGTTTAAAATTAGCAACTCTTATTTAAAATATAAAAAAAATATGTTTATGGACTATTTAACGGTGCTTTATAATGTGGAATGATTGTTTCTCAGCTTTTTGCGATTGTTTTCCTAAGTACTCCCACTAAACCTTTACGATCATAATATGTTTTTTCGTCCATACTATCTAATGTTTCTAAAACCACATAATCTGCATTATTTTTCTTAGCTTGTTCCATTATATCCTGTTTAGTTGCAGGATACAGGAGACCCTTTAAAAATGGTTCTACTTCATCAATCGTCCCGCAGGGCATAATTTTCACCTTTTATCATTTAATTATAATTTAATGGGATTGTAGACTGGAATTACATTTATAATCATTAATTACCAGTCTACAGTTATTTTTGAAGTTTAGATTATTAATATGTTGTTATGTAGTATTAAAATAGGTTGTTAATTTATGGTCTTTAAGATTACTTGGAAATATAATTCCATGTTTGATTTGGATTTATTTTTAGGTTAAGTTTACATTTATAGTTTAATAGGGATTTTAGACTGGAATTACATTTATAATCGGTGATTACCAGTCTACAGTTATTTTTGAAGTTTAGATTATTAATATGTTGCCATATTATATTAAAGAAGGGTTACTAATTCGTGTTTTTAATTACTTAAAAATCTGATTTCATATATGATTTAACTTTATTTTTTAAAATATGCTTATTTTATTTATTTTATGTGAAATAATGAAAAATAACCTATTTTTTTATTGGTACTGATAATTTTATAATTTAAAATGGATATAATATAATATGGGTTGAAATAATGGCAACTGTTGATGTATATTTTAAAAATAAGCAGAACAAAAAGCATTTTGCAGATGTTACAGACGTAATATATGAAAAGACATATGTTTTAATAGAATTTAACCAGGGACATGTGATGATACCATATTCAAGCCTGGAATATGTCAATGTTCAGGATGTATGGCCTGAAGAGGAAGAATAATTTTAATGCTACATTACAGATATTAACTTTATAAATCAATTTTACAAATGCTCATGTCTAACTGGTTGTGCCGATGTTACTTTAAATTTTTATGAGGTATATGGTTAATTACACTTCCAAATATAATTTCATATGATTAATTGATATTATAATAGCATGAAGTGTGCACATGATCATGGACAGGAGCGTTACTAAAAACTATTGCTAATTTTATAAACTAGGGCGTGAACTTATGAACCAAATACAGAAACAAATACTGGATCTATTAAATGAATTTAACGATCAAAATCCGGGATATTATCTTGCTCGCAATTATTTGCTGGATAAATTAAAAATAGATGATAAATTACTTGAGGAAAATGCATTTCAGTTACGTGATGAAAAGTATGTAGATATATCTCCAGGTCTAGGAGTAGAATTTAGCTCAGTTAAAATAACTGGTAAAGGAATAAACTTAATAGAAAATTCAGGCATGTCTAATTTTACAGTTGCAGAAAATAGTGATGAAATTACAACTTCAAGTGATCTCAGGATAAAAAATACTTTTAATCAAATATATAACACGATAGAATCTTTAAATTTAGATAATAAAGATAAAGTCATAGAAAAAGTTAGTATAATAAGAGAAGAATTAAAGAAAGATGAAATCAACACCTCTAAAATTAGAAGCTCTACAGCTTGGCTTAAAATAAACGCCAGCTGGACAATTTTCCCTCTTGCCCAGGTTATTATCACTGTTTATGGTTTAAACTGGTCTAAATGAAGTTTAACTACCATTTATTTTTTAAATAAATATTTTCTTTAATTTTTTAATGCTGTTTTAAAATTTAAGATAATTTATATATTTTTACAGGATTTATTTTTGAATTAATTTTTCTACTTCTTATTTTTATATGTTCATCTGTTTGTTCATTCATAGAAACGGTTAAATAGCATAACGTTTACATTAAAACGGGTACTGTAAATAAATTGAAATTTAAGGAGGTAAACTATGGAATATAGAAGATTTTTAGCCGTTATGTTAGTTTTAGGCATATTAGGCGTTGAACCTGCAGGTGCAGTTGAAATAGGATCCTTGAACCAGTTTAACTCTCCTGATACATTGAATTCATGTGCAATTGCTCAAAATATGGTTAAAAAAAGTGCTGTAGTTAATCAGGATCACAATAAATGTTTAAATAAACTAGAAATGCATAGTTCAACTGGTATAAATGAAACAATTTTAAATCAAACGGGTAATAAAACGGTTATAAATGAAACAGATTTTAATCAAACAATTGGTAATGAAAATGAAACGGTTTTAAACAATTCAATTGATGAAAATAAAACAGTTTTTAATGAAACAGGTAATGGGACTTTTGAAAATGAAACTAATGTCAATGGAACAGCTTTAAATAATACAACTTATGCAAATGAAACATCTTTGAATCAAACTGATAATGCTACTCAGGATAGTCCTGCTAAAACTCACACTTTAAATACTATAGAAAATGTGGGCTACGCTTTGGCAGCTATAGCTGGGTGTTTTGCAGTTGGTATTGCTGTAGCTCCTGAAGGAATAACTAAAACCATATGTGTTGTAGGGGCTGTACTTTGCGGAGTAGCTGCGGCAGCCTGTTTTGTTGCACATGCCATTGCAAGCTGGTTTGATTGGTGATAAAAAAAATATTTATTTATTATTTTATTTTTTAATTTTAAAGATAAAAAAACAGTTCGAAAAAATAGTAAAAAGAAAGAGAATTATCCTATAAGATAAGCCTCTTCTACTGCTGCTACTCCATTTCCGAGACAAATGTCCATTCCAAGACCTTTTAAAGTCATTTCGAGAGCAGCCATTGTAACAACAAGATCTCTGTAGTTGACATTACCCATATGGCCTATTCTGAAAACATTGCCTTTTAAGTGGTCTTGACCACCGGCAAGCACAATTCCATATTTATCTCTCATTGTGCCCCTCATATCTTTATCAGTTACGCCTTCAGGCATTTTTACAGCAGTTACAGTTGTGGATGAAACATCTTCGTCAGCAAATAGTTCAAGACCCATAGCTTTAACAGCATTTCTTGTGGCTGATGCAGCTAATTTGTGTCTTTCTATTCTAGCTTCGAGACCTTCTTCCATTACCATGTTTAATGCTTCACGCATTGCGTACATTAAAGATACGGAAGGTGTGTATGGAGTTTCGGATGGTGTATGTTCTGCGTATTTTTTGTATTTCCTTACGTCCAAGTAATATGAATTGGAGTCTACTTTATTGATTACATCCCATGCATCATCACTTACTGTGATTGCTGCCATTCCTGGTGGTGCGGCAAGACATTTCTGTGAACCAGTTACACAAATATCAATGTTATAATCGTCTACAGCTACGTCGTCCCCACCAAGGGATGAAACAGTATCTACAACATATAAAGCGTTATAATCTTTAACAATTTTACCTACTTCTTCTATTGGGCTTGCGACCCCTGTTGAAGTTTCGTTGTGAACTAATGTCACAGCCTTAATTTCATCGTCTTCTTCTAAAATATTTTTGACATCTTCGGGATTTACTGCTTTCCCCCATTCCACATCAAGCTTAACTGAGTTGCCCCCATTAGCTTCAGCTATCTGCGCAAATCTTTCTCCGAATTTCCCGCCAACAATATTTAAAATTTTATCCCCTTTATTCAGGATATTTCCAACTGCTGCTTCCATTGCAGCTGTTCCAGAACCGGTTATAGTGTAAGATGGATTTTCAGTCTGGAATACTTCTGACATCATTTCATTGACTTCAGTTAAAATATCAGCGAATTGAGCACTTCTGTGGTTCATCACTGCATCTGACATGGCTTTTAGTACTCGCGGAGCTACTTTGGTAGGTCCGGGTATCATTAGCAATGTTTCCTCCATTTTAAAAAACCTCCAATTTTAAAAACTATATTAAACTTGATTCTCTTTTTGAGATACACATAAGTTTATCGATTAAACAGTTAATATACCTTTACTTCAGTCCCTGATTCTTAAATAGTCAAACTATTTTATGACCATAAATTTTCATGATTTTACTTCAATTAGTCCTATTTTCTAAATTTGAATTTAATTCCAACAATTTATTTATTAAAAATAATATATCCACTTTCATGAATCTTGATGCTTGGTTTTCATGGTATGACAAAATACTAAAAGAATTTGGTTTCAGCCGTGAAGATGATGAAAAATCTGCGGAACTGTTAAACAACCTTTTAAACGAAGATAACAGTTCGAGCATTGCTGAGACTAATATAAAAGATATGGTAATTATTTTTGGAGCTGGACCATCCCTTAAAGGAAATATTGAAGAGTTGGACGAACTGGATCAGTTGGAAGAATTAAATTTAAATAAGTTTACATTAATTGCAGCAGATGGGGCAACAACTGCACTTTTAGAGAAAAATATAGTTCCAGATATTATAGTTACAGATTTAGACGGTAATATGGATGATATAATAGAAGCTAACGAGCGAGGAGCAATTCTGGCTGTCCATGCCCATGGAAATAATATTGATAAAATAAAAGAATATGTTCCTGGGTTAAAACGAATTTTGGGGACTACTCAAAGTGTACCTTTGGAAAATGTATCCAATTTCGGCGGTTTTACAGATGGAGACCGTTGTATATTCCTGGCAATTGAGCTTGGGGCAAGATTTATACTTCTTGCAGGAATGGACTTTGGGGATATCGTAACTAAATATTCTAGGCCGGATTTACCTGAAGCAGAGGGTAAAGCTGATGAAATTAAGCAGATGAAGTTGAATTATGCTAAAAAACTTACACAGTGGGCTGCAGAAAATGAAAATGTGAAAATAGTGAATATGTCTGGTGGAGAAAGCGTGCCTGGTGTTGATGATATCAAGTTTGAATAATATTTTTCATGATAAAAATGGGCACAGTTTGGGATTTACAATAAAATTAGAGTGTTAATATTTAAAAAAACTATTTATACTTAATTTAATATTAAAAAGATAATGGAAATAAATTAATTCACTTTAATTCGCTGCTTTTTTTATCTATAACAGTCCTCAGATCTTTTATTGCATTTTCTAAACTGTCTATTTCTTTTTCGTATTCTTCTCCTTCTTTTTTATTTGCAAGCTGCATTATAAGCTCTGCTGTTTTAAATTGGGTCTCCCCTAATTTGTTCATGATTTTACCCATTTCCTTGTATTTTCGTTCATGCTCTGTCCAGTCTGCTCCAGCACTTTCTTTCCAGTAATCTTTCCAGTAATTTTCCCAGCTACCTTTATGGTATTTTTCCCAATCTGGCATTATAAAACTCTCCTAATAATTAAAGATTTTTTAAGTGTTTCTGGAAATAGGGCCATTTGAAATATGAGGTGGCTTATTTCCAATACAATAATATTATTATAGTGAATATTATTAATATATTTTCATACCCTGAAATAAATAATTAAAAACTCCTAAAAACGAAGATAGTTTAAATGATATAATAAAAAATGATTTTATAAGTTTTTTAGTTGGTATATGGCCATTGAAAATCATTTATTTTAAAGGGAGAATGAAAATGGAAGTTATTAAATCATTTATACACTCGAAAATCCCTCAAAATCCTCAAAAATCTAGATTTTTGGGCCCTCGAAATTCATAGAATTTCGGGGCATGTAAAAACATTCGGTTTTTACGGTTGTGAAGCTTGCTTCACAAACACCGAAAATTTATATAAAAATTTTCGAGTGTTCAGAAAATCTCAAGGAGATTTTCTTCAACCTCAAAAAATTCTCTGAATTTTTTGGGACCCTCAAATGCTTTGTGTTTGGGGTATTGGAAATCTTTGATTTCCAAAAGGTTAGGAAATGCAAAGCATTTCCTAAAATTCTACGAATTTTGGGGCAGAAAAAATCGAAGATTTTTTCATGCTTGATTTTCGGTGCTCACAAAATTGAAAATTTTCACATGTTTGCAAAACTACGTTTTGCAACCGTAAAATTCTATGAATTTTGCATGCCGTCGAAAAATTTACAATTTTTCGGGCTACAGAACGAAGTTCTGTATGCTACGCGTTTGAGGGTTTTGTACTTACAGACTTCTGTGGAATAGTGGAGGATATCTTATATGGCTCTGGCTGCGTGATGGGGGAAGCTCCTGGGTTTCGGTTGTAGGTGGAATAATTCTGGTGCTGTATGGAATAGTTGCTGCCCTCCAGCCAGCAAATTTTGGAAAGGTTTAAGCTGTTTACGGCGGAGTCTTCATAGTTATGGCTATACTTGGGGGATGGCAGGTGGATAAGGTAATTCCTGATTGTTTTGATATTGGGGAGTATTATATGTCTTAGTGGAATGCTGGTAATAATGTACTGGCCAAGAAATTAGATCTGGATTAATCATATTGGGTTTTAAACTGTTTTCAGCAGGTTAATACATTTAATTTTAGAATTAACTCCAATGTATAACATTTATTTTTATTATAAAAGATTATGGATGATTATACTTATTATAAATATTGAATATGCTTTTATTTAATATAAAAAATAAAATACAGTTTTATTAAAAGTATATAATCATTCTTTTGGAATTAAATAAATAAAATAAACTGGAACATTATCATTATTTAATAATAAATAATATAATCCTTTCTATTTGGATATAGTAGTAAATAATATTATTATCTTCTAAAAAATAATTATGTGGCATAAAGGAGGAGATAATTTGAAGAAATCGGCTTTAAGATTTCTAGATATATCAATTATTTTAGTTGCATTAGATTTAAGGCATAGATATGGTTTATGTGGTGAAAATAGTTTCTATTTTACAATTTCTACGATAAATTCCAGTTAATGGAATTTTGGAAAACATAAACGGTGGTTAGATGCCTTATCTTGTTTGTGAAAAGTGCAAGGGCTATTATGTACTTCAGGCGGGAGAATCCCCCCATAATTTTGGCAGGTGTCCATGTGGAGGATCTTTAAGATACGTTAAAAAACTCCATAAACGATACAATCAAGAAAAATCAGAGGATAAATTAAATATTTGCCCCGAATGCGGAAAAGAAAATATCCATAGTTCAAAAATATGTGTATTTTGTGGTAAAATATTGAAATCTCATGATACTCCAAACATTTGTCATAGCTGTGGAAAAGAAAATGTAAAAACTTCTCAAGTATGCGTATTTTGTAGTAATCCACTAAAATCTAATTATAATAAACGGATAAAATGGAACATGGTTGGTTGCAGTTTTTTAGCCTTAATTATAGTTATTTTATTGTTCTGGATTTTACATTAGGTTTGTTTAAAGATTTTAGTTATTATACGGTGCTTATCTTTTTATAGTTACATAACTCTAGCTTTAAAAATTAGATATGGGCTTTATTTTTTGTTTAATTTTAATAACTACACTAAATGGATTATGGATGATGTTTTTTTATTGAATCAATAAATAATTAAATAGGGGAGCTACAAGTAGTATGTATTATATAGATTTATAATGAAATAGATAAAAATAAAGCTAGTATTGATATAAACATAATATATTTAAAAACTACTCAGATAATGAGTTTTTAGGTAAAGACCATGGACATTGATGACCTTCTCCTTTATGATGAAACTCTGTTTAAAAACATCGATGCATTTAATCCAGACTACATTCCAGACAATTTCATGTATCGAAAATCACAAATGGAGGCCCTTGCAATCAGCATAAGGCCTGCACTACGTAGCGGAAGGCCGGTTAATGGAGTTGTACTTGGCTCGTGTGCAACCGGGAAAACAACAGCCATTAAAAAGATCTTTGAAATGGTGGAGCGGACATCAGATAAAGTGGTTTGCGTTTATATAAACTGCCAGATACATACAACCCGGTTTGGTATATTTTCACAGATTTATCAAAAGATTTTTGGACATACTCCTCCAGAAACAGGGGTTCCCTTTTCAAGAATTTATCAAAATATAATGCAGCACCTTTCAAACGAGGGTAAAGCTCTCATTGTCGCATTAGATGATATTAATTACTTATTTTACAGTAAAAATGCCAATAAAATATTTTATGATATTTTAAGGGCTCATGAATCATTTGAAGGTGTAAGAACCGGTGTGTTTGCTATCCTGTCTGATATTGAATTCAGGTTCATGCTTGATAAAAATGTTAATTCTATATTCATCCCCCAGGAAATAATATTCAATCCATACTCAAAAGAAGAAATAAAAGATATATTAAAAGAAAGGGCCAGAATTGGTTTTTACAGTGAGGTGATTTCAGATGAATTACTGGATGAAATCACTGAATATACGGTATCAAATGGCGATTTAAGGGTAGGAATCGACCTTTTAAGGATAGGTGGAAATCTGGCTGAAGCAGATGCATCTAAAACAATAGAGCGAAAACATATTCAAGAGGCACTTAAAAATACTGGTTCTATAAATCTTATGTACACTCTCAAGTCTTTATCAGATGATGAAAGAACATTACTAGATCTTATACGGACTTCAGACGTAGATTTAACTGCAGGTGAACTTTACAGTCAGTTCAGTAAGAAAACTAAGTCAAGTTATGCTTCTTTTAACCGTATTTTAAATAAACTTGAATTTTTAAGGCTTATTGATACCAGGTTCACGGGAAAAGGAGTAAAAGGTAACTCAAGGATTATAATACTCAGATTCGACACAGAAGAAATCCAAAAATGTATGTCTCGTCTTTAGATATTTCTTATATTTGACTTATGGTGAATAATCAAATATTTTTCTGTGAAATCTATGATTTCTTTGACTTAAATCATATAAATTTAATTTTCACTAAATAATTATAAGTTTAAAAAGTTACGTTATTTGCTGTAAATATAATTGAATTTAAGAGAAATGTACGGCTATTTTTTTGGTTATGTGGAGTTTCATATGGCCTGTTTTAGATACCTGCAGGCATATTTGAGTTTGGGAATGAAGCAAAAACTGCAACACTTAAAATGAAAATAAGTACAATCATTGCTATTGTAATGCAGGATGCCATGTTTATTTCTTCTAAATTTATATAGTTTCGTTTTTTTCTTAGATCAATTGCGGTATTTCTACTAGTTTTTAACATATTAATCACTTCCTTGTTTAAATCCTCTATTTGCAGTTACTTAAAGGAAGAGATAGAGAGCGCATGAAAAGTAATCAGAATATGGAGGAATAACTTTACAAAAATATATATCAATGTATTAACATAAATATTAGAGTATATTGTCCATTATTTGATTTTACTTTTACGGAGGGATTTTAATGCCTGAACTTGGCGAAATTGAGCTTAGAGTTGCAGAAGCATTACAGCAAGATGTTGGAAAGGGTATTATAAGGATGGATAATGAATTACTTGCGGAAATGGACGTTGAACCTGGCGATATTGTTGAAATAATCGGTAAAAGAACAACAGGTGCAATAGTTGGACATGCCTATCCTGCAGATATTGGGCTTGAAATAGTGAGAATGGACGGCCTTACCAGATCAAATGCAGGCACATCCATAGGTGAAACCGTAACCATAAGACATGCTAAAATAAGAATTGCTAGAAAAGTTACCCTGGCCCCTGCAACAAAAGGATTAAGAATAATGGCATCAGGAGATATCATAAAGAGGAATATAATGGGGAGAGCAGCAGCAAGGGGGGATATTTTATCTTTAATATCTCCACGGAGAACGAGAGAGACCTTCCGAGAATTCCCTGGGGGAGAGAAAGTTTTTAGAGAATTTTTTGAATCTACAACTCCATTTTCACTGGGTGAAATTAAATTTTCAGTGGTATCAACTAACCCTGCGGGTATTGTAAGAATAAATGATGTTACAGAAATAGAAGTGCGGCCTGAGGCTGTAGAAATCGTTGAAAAAAAGGTTCCGGATGTTACATATGATGATGTGGGTGGATTAAAGCAGGAGATAGAGAAAGTAAGGGAAATGATAGAACTTCCTCTGCGCCATCCTGAGATATTTGATAGACTTGGTATTGATCCGCCCCGTGGAGTTCTTTTACATGGAGCTCCTGGTACTGGAAAGACTCTACTTGCTAAGGCAGTTGCAAATGAAAGCGGCTCAAATTTTGTTGCTATAAACGGTCCTGAGGTTATGAGCAAATATGTAGGGGAAGCCGAGAAAAAAATAAGGGACTTATTTAAAGAGGCTGAAGAAAATGCGCCCACTGTAATATTTATAGATGAGATTGATGCCATTGCACCAAAAAGGGAAGAAGTTACTGGAGAAGTAGAGCGTAGAGTTGTTGCCCAGATACTTGCACTCATGGATGGATTAAAAGAAAGGGGGAAAGTAATAGTTATAGGTGCAACAAACAGGCCGGATGCACTTGATCAGGCACTTAGGAGGCCGGGACGATTTGATAGGGAAATAGAGCTTAGAGTTCCTGATAGAGATGGTAGGAGTGAAATACTGCAAATTCATACCAGGGGAATGCCCCTGGAAGATGATGTAGATATGGAAGAAATTGCTGATATAACACATGG from Methanobacterium bryantii includes:
- a CDS encoding B12-binding domain-containing radical SAM protein, with translation MKVLLINPPDTASKYKFIGLVAPTLGIAYIAAVLEENGVDVKIIDGSALEMSWEELEKEIPKYSPDIIAVTAVTPAINQALRTAKIGKKVCPDAYIVLGGYHPTFTYNEVLKNDFVDIVVCGEGEYTMLELAETIESGGDLRKVKGIATKDFKTPPRPIIQNLDELPFPARHLLPMDKYKILNSKLPVGTLISGRGCPFQCSFCSSAAMHGHKLRLRSAENIVDEMEHLINDHDADMIAFMDDTFTVNKRRVEEICTGMKKRGLDVYWGCTARVDTLSRGILEKMKDAGCITLFVGVESADQQQLDNLNKQTTIEKIKRTFELTRELDVRTIASAVLGMPGDTKQSIRNTINFVKNLNPSYAIFSLATPYPGTRFYMKAKEENLIKINDWSKYSLMTPVLETVDCSLEELRKMQRKAFREFYLRPGYILRQTRMDGPIILKTILAILKDVSKHK
- a CDS encoding DUF2795 domain-containing protein, with translation MPCGTIDEVEPFLKGLLYPATKQDIMEQAKKNNADYVVLETLDSMDEKTYYDRKGLVGVLRKTIAKS
- a CDS encoding pyridoxal-phosphate-dependent aminotransferase family protein, encoding MEETLLMIPGPTKVAPRVLKAMSDAVMNHRSAQFADILTEVNEMMSEVFQTENPSYTITGSGTAAMEAAVGNILNKGDKILNIVGGKFGERFAQIAEANGGNSVKLDVEWGKAVNPEDVKNILEEDDEIKAVTLVHNETSTGVASPIEEVGKIVKDYNALYVVDTVSSLGGDDVAVDDYNIDICVTGSQKCLAAPPGMAAITVSDDAWDVINKVDSNSYYLDVRKYKKYAEHTPSETPYTPSVSLMYAMREALNMVMEEGLEARIERHKLAASATRNAVKAMGLELFADEDVSSTTVTAVKMPEGVTDKDMRGTMRDKYGIVLAGGQDHLKGNVFRIGHMGNVNYRDLVVTMAALEMTLKGLGMDICLGNGVAAVEEAYLIG
- a CDS encoding 6-hydroxymethylpterin diphosphokinase MptE-like protein; protein product: MNLDAWFSWYDKILKEFGFSREDDEKSAELLNNLLNEDNSSSIAETNIKDMVIIFGAGPSLKGNIEELDELDQLEELNLNKFTLIAADGATTALLEKNIVPDIIVTDLDGNMDDIIEANERGAILAVHAHGNNIDKIKEYVPGLKRILGTTQSVPLENVSNFGGFTDGDRCIFLAIELGARFILLAGMDFGDIVTKYSRPDLPEAEGKADEIKQMKLNYAKKLTQWAAENENVKIVNMSGGESVPGVDDIKFE
- a CDS encoding zinc ribbon domain-containing protein, with the translated sequence MPYLVCEKCKGYYVLQAGESPHNFGRCPCGGSLRYVKKLHKRYNQEKSEDKLNICPECGKENIHSSKICVFCGKILKSHDTPNICHSCGKENVKTSQVCVFCSNPLKSNYNKRIKWNMVGCSFLALIIVILLFWILH
- a CDS encoding ORC1-type DNA replication protein; its protein translation is MDIDDLLLYDETLFKNIDAFNPDYIPDNFMYRKSQMEALAISIRPALRSGRPVNGVVLGSCATGKTTAIKKIFEMVERTSDKVVCVYINCQIHTTRFGIFSQIYQKIFGHTPPETGVPFSRIYQNIMQHLSNEGKALIVALDDINYLFYSKNANKIFYDILRAHESFEGVRTGVFAILSDIEFRFMLDKNVNSIFIPQEIIFNPYSKEEIKDILKERARIGFYSEVISDELLDEITEYTVSNGDLRVGIDLLRIGGNLAEADASKTIERKHIQEALKNTGSINLMYTLKSLSDDERTLLDLIRTSDVDLTAGELYSQFSKKTKSSYASFNRILNKLEFLRLIDTRFTGKGVKGNSRIIILRFDTEEIQKCMSRL
- a CDS encoding CDC48 family AAA ATPase, whose product is MPELGEIELRVAEALQQDVGKGIIRMDNELLAEMDVEPGDIVEIIGKRTTGAIVGHAYPADIGLEIVRMDGLTRSNAGTSIGETVTIRHAKIRIARKVTLAPATKGLRIMASGDIIKRNIMGRAAARGDILSLISPRRTRETFREFPGGEKVFREFFESTTPFSLGEIKFSVVSTNPAGIVRINDVTEIEVRPEAVEIVEKKVPDVTYDDVGGLKQEIEKVREMIELPLRHPEIFDRLGIDPPRGVLLHGAPGTGKTLLAKAVANESGSNFVAINGPEVMSKYVGEAEKKIRDLFKEAEENAPTVIFIDEIDAIAPKREEVTGEVERRVVAQILALMDGLKERGKVIVIGATNRPDALDQALRRPGRFDREIELRVPDRDGRSEILQIHTRGMPLEDDVDMEEIADITHGFVGADLAALSRESAMNALRRILPELDLEEQTIPQKVLEKLFVTNNDFMDALKSISPSALREVFIEVPDIRWEDIGGLQELKETLKEAVEWPLTNSEDFKRIGIQPSKGILLFGPPGTGKTMLSKAVATESKANFISVKGSEILSKWFGESERKITEIFKKGKQASPCIIFFDEIDAIAPMRGSAAGEPRVVERMVNTLLSEMDGLEELRGVIVIGATNRPDLIDAALLRPGRFDEVVLVSPPDEKARLEILKVHTKSMALDDNVNLVDLSKRAEGYSGADIEALCRKAGVIALHENIKIEKVSKRHFEAALSKVNPSTTPQTKEYYEEVARRLGRGLEAKKVREEFPREVA